Genomic segment of Bacillota bacterium:
CGGGATATACCTGTATCGGCTTTCGGCAGAGGCGCGTGTGCCTACCCTGCCAGACAGGGATAGCAACCGGTCGGATTACCTGTCCTTGCGCTACATGTCACAGCCTGGAGAAGCACAGTACAGAGGAGTGCAGGGTTCCGAGGCACAGTTTCTGATCCGCTACCACATCGCCAGCAATCACCCTGCCAGCGAAGGCAAGGTGGTGGTTTTTGACCCCGACCTGAACCCAATCCATGAGCGCACACTCACGGGCGATGACCTGAACCCAGCCGACCACATCGTGGTGGTCTCTGTTCCGGTAGACAGGCTGTCCAAGCCCGGCAAATACCTCTTCTTGATATGCGTTAAGGACAATCATGCGGACGTAGACCGTTCTCACCGCAGGCTATGGGCATTGCCCCTTACCCTCACGTTTGCATACAAGCAGGTCAAGTTAACCGACCCACCGCTGGTAGAGGGTTCTCCCATGCTGTTTCGTGGCTTGCCCATGCCCTGCCCGGTGCTCATCAAAGGCGAGGTGTTACCAAGCGAGCAGGGTGTGCGTCCTAATATTGTCCTGACCGTGGAGAAGGGTTATCTGGATGAGAACGACGTCTGGCACGTGGTGGAGGAGGAGCGTCCGGTGCCTGAAACGGAACTGGTTGACGAGGACGTGTGGTGGGAATGGCGGGACTATGAGGCTAGAATTGGAGTATGGCGGTTTCGCATGGTATGGAACCAGCGTTTGCCGCGCACGCAGTTTTCGCCGTACCTCGAGCGTTACCGGATGCGGGCGTATGCCCTGTGCAACCGTTCGGACAGCACTGCAGTGGCAGACTTTCGGGTGATGAGCATGGCGAAGCCGATAAACTGTCCCATCACCTCCGACTACACGGAGGGAAACCGCCCGCTGCCGGAAATGACCGTCAGCGTATACATTGACGATGACCCGAGCAAAGAGATCCCCATCATTGTGGAACCCGGTGGGGGGTCTCACCTCGGAATCGACTACGCGCGAACAGACGGCGGCTCGACGGTCGGGATGCCGGTCAACAGCGCAGAAGCCGGCAGGGTGTGGGACAGAGCACCAACACTGCCACCTTCTGGGTTGGTGGTCATAGAGAACCCACGCGACAGAGACGTACGAAGTGAAATCTGGGAAGCGGCGAACCCACTCATTGAGCAGGGACGCCGGGTGCAGGTACGCTGTTTTCTTCCAGATGACGATGCGCTCATTTTCGGCGAGCACACATACATCGGTGCTCATCGCCTTGTGGAGCACGGGTGGGTCAACCTCAAGCTAAAGAATATAGAGGGCTCCTCAATAAAAGAACAGTATGAGCGAGACCAGGTGACATCCGCATACGGACACACTCTGGAGAACCCGCCGGGTCTGCCTCCAAGTGGTTCGCAAGTGGACATCTCTACCCCGATTACAGTGGTGCGTGACCTCTATGTTGCCGACCCGGGCTATCCCCACGAGTCTCTCCAGCTCTCTTTAGGTTATGTAGAGTTCCGAGACGCGATTTTGCTTTTGGAATACTGGGTAGGAAATACATGGGATTTTGCAGAGGACTGGATAGTAACCGTGCGCGTGCCGTCCTTTATGGGTCCCCATCTCCATTTTGAGGTAAGGGAAGCAAGAAAGCAGGACCGTCGGGGCAACGACAACCGATGGGTAGACGCGGATGGTGACGGGGTCATCCGACCATGGGGTCAATGGAACCCCCATCACTATCTGCGTCTGCCGTACGGAGGACGATAACAACGGATAAGGAGGAGGTTTGCGATGCGACTCTTCAACAGATTGCTCTGCATTGGCGCGCTGAGCCTGATGGTGACCACTGCGGGATGGACGGAGCCTGACCTGGGCAAGTTCGACGCGAAACTGCTGAGCGGAAACTGGGAACAGGACATTCCTCTCATCCTGCCTGCCTGGGAAGGAACCGCAGATGAAGGTCGTCAGATCCGAAAAGCGCAACAACAGACCGGGAATACGCTTTGGCCGGGAAGCCTATACACCCATATCGTGCGCAATCCCCATGTGGACCCCAATCTCATCTACGGGTTACTGTACCCGCATCCCGAGATCAAGCCGAAGTTTGTGCGACCGGCTCACGAGCGAGCGGGCGACGCGATGCTTTCCGGTCGCGTGGATGCCCCCAATGTGTACGCCGGGGTGCGCAAACGCTTCCGATGGAAGTTCCCCGGCGCGACACGCCGGCAAGACTTAGAGGAGCGAGAAGAGGTGCTTTGGGTGTGGAAACCCGAAGGGTGGGGCTTTGTCGCTGAGACATACTGTGAGGGCAGACTGAACGACAGGTATAAAGCCGTTCTGCTCTGGCAGGAACCGGAGGGGAGCCGGCGGATGCGGTATCGGGTCGCCTGTCTGGATGCGGAGTGGGGTGAGCGGTGGATTGCGCCGTTGCCGGTGTGGGAGGCGGTGGAACATCTGGAAACGGTGACGGGCAAGCAGATAGCCCCCCTTTGGGAGAAACATGAGAAGCAGTATAGAAGGCTCCGCTTCTGGCTGAGTGTGACTCGGGACGGCAGTCGCGTGCTGGTGGTGGCTTGCGCCTTCAATGACGACTGGGAGCACTCGCTGCTGTTCGTGTATGATGGGGAGGGGAGACTGCTTCGGACGCGCGCCTTGCCTGCGTATTGCAATGGGATTGAGCGTGGCGGTGCGGATAATCTTTTCGTCTTGGGTTTGGAGAAAAAGCCTTCCGGTGACTTTAGACCAATGGCTATCCAGCTTCTGGACAGGGATGGCAACGTGCTGGGGCGTTTTGCACGTAAGCCGGGCGAAAAACGGTCTCCGCCGGTGGGCCTCAGCACGGACGAGATTGCGTGGGATAGCAGGTCTACCGCGTACTACCGCTTGCCCAAGCCGGGTTCCCGCGCCTATTAAGCGGACGGCGACGCGTGGCGCAAGAACGCGAGGTGAGGGCATCGGTGACCTCGTGGAGGGCGCAGTCTCCCGCTGTGCTGAAAAAACATCTTCGTGCTGCTCGGGAGGTTGGATGGGAACGGTTTACCCAGAGCATTGCCCGTCAGGCTCGCTGCAAGATCCCACCTTCCCACCCTGTGATTCAGTCCTGAACAGGCTCAAAAATCAGTTGTCCGTCGGCAATCCGCAGGTAATATGCCTCCACTGCAATGCCCGGGTGTTCTTCTTGTAGAAACCGCATGGCTGTACGGAGGTCTTCCACCTGCCTGTTCACCGTTTGTGCCGGAGTGAGTCGTAATTGCTCGTAAAACCCACACTGCTGATGCGCGATAAGGATGACTCGCTGAATGTCGTGCGCCTCTATCAGGAAGCCGATGTGGCGTCGCGCGATATGGTTCTCCCATACCGTCAAAACGTCCAGATGAAGCCACGCTGCGCCGCCCGGCACGACGAATCGGTCAAACCACTCCTCGCCCAGGGTCTGCTGAATAAACTGCTCACAGGCAGGGGCGAAACGCCCATCCGAACAGCAGATAGCCAGCGTGTGCGCGAATTCTGCCCTCATTGGTTGTCCCACAGGAAAAGTGACGCCTTATCGCGAATCGCATATCCAATCCTCGCTTCAGGAGATGATGATGACTTCGCGAGAACGGGTGTTGGCTGCCATCGAGTTTCGCGGTCCCGACCGCGTACCCTTTCAACATGCCGTGTTTCCGGGTGCGTTCTGGCGACACGGGCAGAAGCTGGTGGACTTGTTGAACGCGCGCCCCGACGACTTTGGGGCAAGGAACTTCACCATACCGCCAGAACCGCAGCTGGAAGGCGATATCGAGGAATACGTGGACCAGTGGGGCTGCCGCTGGCAGCGGCGTAAGGGCTACACGGCTGGGGAAGTTAAAGAGGCACCCCTCAAAAGCTGGGACCAGCTGCGCGACTACCAGTTCCCCCCCGTGCCCGACGACAGCGTGTTTGAGGACATCGCCCGACGCCTGCGATCGCCCGAATGCGACTGGTTCCGTGTGGGCGGAGGCGGCACGTTGTTCGAGCAGATGCAGTGGCTGCGCACCAGCGAGCAGCTGTTTCTTGACCTCGCGGAAGAGCCGGAGGCACTGCACGAACTGGCAGACCGCCTCGTGGAGTGGAACCTGCAGCACATCCGCAAGTGGCTGAAAGCAGGCGTAGACGGCATCGGCTTTGCGGACGACTGGGGTGCGCAGGACAGACTGCTCATCAGCCCGCGCCAGTGGCGAACCTTTTTCAAGCCGCGTTACGCCCGCATGTTCGAGCCGATTAAGGACGCAGGCAAGAAGATATTCTTCCACACCGACGGCTGGACGGTAGACATTTGGGATGACCTCATCGGGATAGGGGTAGATGTGCTGAACCCGCAACACCCATTAATGCCGCGCCAGCTGCTGGAGGAGAAACTGGCGGGCAAAGTCTGCGTGCGCTCCGATTTAGACCGGCAGTATATCATCCCCTTCGGCACGCCGGAGCAGGTGCGACAACATGTGAAGGAGACGGTAGAACTGTTCGGGCGGTTCAACGGCGGGTTGATTCTGCACGGCGAAATCGGTCCCGACGTGCCGTGGGAGAACATCGTGGCGATGTATGAGGCGTTTGAGGAGTTCGGGCGGTATGGTGATAGAACCCAACCACATCTACCTGATGGACTGTTGTGAGGGCATGAAGCAGATGGCGGACGGTAGTGTAGACCTCATCGTCACCGACCCGCCTTTTGCCATTGACTTCCGCGCCCGCCGCAGCAACTACAACCGCACGCAAGACCGTGTACTGGACGGCTATAACGAGATCCCGCAGGAGGAGTATTACACCTTCACCCTTGCCTGGATGCAAGAGGCGTACCGTGTGCTGAAGGATTCGGGCAGTATGTATGTCTTCTCCGGGTGGAACAACCTGCGCGACATCCTGAACGCCCTGCACGAGACCGGCTTCATCACCGTCAACCATATTATCTGGAAATACCAGTTCGGTGTCTATACCAGGCGAAGGTTCGTGACCTCGCACTACCATTGTCTCTATGTGTGCAAAGATGACCGGTTGCGTCGGTTCTACCCCGATTGCCGCTTCCCTGCCACCCGCACTAGAGACGGTAACCCGCGTTATCGCGACATGGAGGATGTGTGGGTTATCCCGCGCGAGTACTGGAACGGTGATATCAAGACGCCCACCAAGCTGCCTGCGGAGCTGGTGCGCAAAATCCTGCAATACTCTTCGGTAGAGGGCGATGTGGTGCTGGACCCGTTCCTGGGATCAGGGCAGGTTGCTGTAGTAGCCCAGCAGATGGGCAGGCGATACATTGGCTTTGAGATTGTGCCGGAATATTACCAGTTCGCCAAACAGCGTCTGGAACAGCAGATGTATCGCCTACGTGCCAGCTGGTAACAGGAAAATCGCCCTCTGACCGCACAATAGATGAGCATACATCCTGCAGGAGAAGCGGAACATGCCGAATGAGAAACGCGCTGTGCTGATTGCCGCCGGTTTATCCTCGTTTCTCACACCTTTTATGGGCAGCGCGCTCAACGTGGCTATCCCCGTGATTGGCAGACAGATGCACGCCACCGCCGTCACGATGAGCTGGGTTATCTCAGCGTATCTGCTCACCTCGGCGGTGTTTTTACTGCCGTTCGGGCGACTGGCGGACATGCTGGGCAGAAAGAGGGTATTCCTGATGGGCGTCGCTCTGTTCGGGCTTTCCTCCCTGTTGTGCGCCGTCAGCTCGTCTATCGAGATACTCATCGCCAGCCGCGCGATACAGGGAATAGCAGGGGCGATGGTATTTGGCACAGCGGTTTCGTTGATTACCTCGGCAATACCGCCCGGCGAGCGTGGTAAGGCGCTGGGAATCAACACCGCAACGGTATACGTGGGACTGTCGGTAGGTCCCGCAGTCGGCGGTTTTCTCACGCAGACCCTCAGCTGGCGCGCCATCTTCGTCATAGTGGCGGCACTGGCGGGAATAACGTGGCTGTATGCACAGCGTATCCGCAGCGAATGGTCACCGGCGCAGGGAGAACGCTTTGATACGGCAGGCGCAGTACTCTACTGCCTCGCGCTAACGCTTCTGCTGAGCGCGGCGAGCTGGAGACACACGGGCATAGCGCTGGCGGGCATGGCGGTTTTGTTGCTGGTTGTCTTCGCAGTGCGCGAAGCCCGCGAAGAGCACCCTCTGCTGGACCTGCACCTGTTTCGCAACAGCACGGTATTTACCTTTTCCACACTCGCCGCCCTGTTAAACTATGGCGCCACCTTCAGCATCGGCTATCTGCTGTCGCTGTACCTTCAGACCATCCGGGGCTTCACACCTCAGGAGGCAGGACTGCTCTTGCTGATACAACCGGTGGTACAGGCGGGATTCTCTCCGCTGGCAGGGGCACTGTCAGACCGCCATGAGCCGCGCATGGTGGCATCGGTGGGGATGTTGCTCACCACCTTCTGTCTGCTGGCGTATGCATCCATGCCCTACCGTGCAAACCTCGCGTTCCTGGTGACGGTGCTGGCAGCGTCCGGGCTGGGATTCGCGCTGTTCTCCTCGCCGAACGTCAACGCCATCGTGAGCGCGGTCAGCGGTACGCGCTATGGGGTTGCCTCATCGGTGGTGAGCACGGCTCGGATGCTGGGACAGAGCTTGAGTATGGCAATGATTGTGCTCATCTTCACGCTAACCATGCACGGCTTACCGCTCTCGCCCAGCTATGGAGAGGAGCTGTTTCGCAGTATGCGCGTGGCGTTTGCGGTGTCCACTGTACTCAGCCTGCTCGGGGTGTTTGCCTCGCTGGCGCGAGGCAGGATGCATCATTCTTCATGATGATGCTCGTGGGCGTGCAGATGGGTATGCACGATTTCCCCGTGCGCGTGCGGATGCTCGTGCAGCAATCCTGCCTCTATTAACAGTGACTCGTTCGCCAGCGCGTCGTGTACGGTCAGGTCTGCCAACACCTGGTGTGTTTCGGAGAGAATAAGTACCCGATCTGCCAGCTCCGGCAACACGTGCAGGTTGTGGGTGGCAATCAGCAGGGTCTTACCGGCTTCGTGCAGCTGCTTCAGCGTGTCCACCAGCCAGACCTGCATCCGCGGGTCCAGCCCGGCGACCGGTTCGTCCATTAGCAGCACTTCCGGATTCATGCTCAGCACGCAAGCGATAGCGACCTTTCGCTTCTCCCCACCGCTGAGGCGGAACGGCGCACGCTCGGCCAGATGCGCAATCCCCAGCAGGTTCAGGGTGTCTGTCACGCGCCTTTGCACCTCCGTTTCGCTCATGCCCAGCTGTCGTGGCGCGAAGGCGACCTCGTCCCACACGGTGGCGTTGAACAGCTGCGCATCCGCGTCCTGAAACACAAAGCCCACCCTCTGGCGGAACTTGCGCCCGAAGACCGCATCCTGCAGATTGCGCTCGGTCAGCGGCGTGCCCAGAAAGCGGATTTCACCGCCAGTTGGCTCCAGTAACCCGTCCAGCAGACGCAGCAGGGTGGACTTGCCGCTGCCGTTGACGCCCAGGATAGCAATGCGCTCTTCGCGCCGCACGCGGAAGGACACATCCTTCAACGCGGGCGTCCCATCCGGGTAGACGAAACTCACCGAGTCGCACTCATACAGCAGCTCTTTAGCCTGCATACCAGCCTCCTATCCAGTATCCACTTGCCAGCCACAACGCGACAAGCATCAGCCACAGGGTATCGCGCCATTTCCACCGTCGCGGGTACGCCACCCGCAGGTCGCCGTCGAAGCCGCGCGAACGCATCGCCAGATAGACCTCTTCGTGAAGTGTCGCGCTTTTGGCGAACAGCACCGCTGCGCCCGTTCCTGCGTAGGCTCGCACACCCTGCGCCGTTGGCGCACCGACCTGTCGACTGCGTCGCGCCAGCACCATCTCCGCCAGTGTGTCGACAAGAGTGAACAGATAGCGATAGGTCAGCGTGAGCGCGGTAACCATCAGTCGGGGCACGCGCAAACTGCGCAGACTGTGCAGCAGCAGGTGCCAGCGTGTGGTCAAACTCCACAGCAAGGCAACGGTGATTGCCGCACTCAGCCGCAGTAGCAACAGCACAGCAGCATTCAACCCCGCATCGCTGACCGCCAGCGCACGCCAGCCGAACGGTTGCCAGACCACCTGCCCTGGGGTGACGGCGTTCAGGCTCAGCGGCACAGCCAGCACCAGCCCAAAGAGCACGGTGGCTGCCAGGATACGCAAGATGAACGTGCGCAACGGCAGGCGTGATACTGTTGCCAGAAGCGTGCTACCCACAAGCACGAAGAAAAGCAGTGCAGGGTGCCTTGTCAGGGAGATAGCGACCAACGCCCCAAGAGCTGCCAGAGTCTTCGCCAGCGGATGCAGGCTCTGCAGGTAGCCGGAAGCACGTGCCCAGTGCTCGGCGGCGATGGTGTTTGCCACCGCCTCCCGCAGGTTCAGCAGGGTGCGCTCGAGCCAGCGTCCTCGTGTCTGCCTCGCCGGCGAGGTGACAGTGGTGTCCGGCTCACGCCGGCTGAGCCAGTCGGGCAGCGCGTTGCGCGGTTTCCCTCCGGCGGTAACCTCCGCCGGTACAGGCACAGGTTTGCGCACCAGTGCGCGCGCCGCCAGGGCAGTCAGGGTCGCCCCAAAAAGCGCGGAGAAGATGTAACCCGCTACCTCCCAGCCTCTGCCCTCACGCCCGGGCAGGGCGTAATCGGGGATGAGTGGACGCAGCACCCCCTCGCTGAAGCGGACAACACCAGCAGGCACGTAGCCGATAAGTTCTCGCAACGTCTCCTCGTCCCACTCGCCCCACGCCGAGCCGGTGGCAATCAGCCCCAGCGGCGTCAGCAACAGTAGCACCAGAAATACCGCCCACAGGCGAATCGGCTTATCGGGGCGGACGACGGTGCGGCGGGTGACCAGCTCCGGAAAGTTGCGCCACAGATACGCCAGCGCAGCGATGGTGACCACTGCCTCCACCGGCGCGGCAACAAGCAGGTAGATATGCACCATGGCAGGCACGGAAACGTTCATACCGAACGGAAAATACAGCGCGCGTCCGGCGGTATCCTGAGCAATCAGCGGCTGCAAACCCAGCATCACCCCTGTGCTGGCTGCGGATAGCACCGAGCCCACGTACGCGCCCACCCCCGCCGCGATGAGCGCACGTCGGCTGCCCACCTCTGCCTGTCCCGCCAGCAGGCGGTATGTGCCGTAGCCCGCGAACGCGGCGACAAAACCCATGTTGAAGGTGTTCGCCCCCAGAGCCAGAATCCCGCCGTCTCCGAAAAAGATAGCTTGCACCGCCAAAGCCAGGGTTACTGCCAGCAGCGCTGCCCACGGACCCAGCAGTATCGCCAGCAGAGTCGCCCCAACCGCGTGCGCGGTGGTACCTCCCACTGCGGGCACGTTGAACATCTGTATCGTAAAGCAGAACGCTGCGCCCAGCGACAGCAGGGGAACCTGCCGCGCCGACAGCGCATTTGCCGTGCGCCTCACCGCCAGCGTCCACAGGGGCAACATCGCACCGGCGGTTACCGCGTGCGTCGCGGGGCTGAGATAGGCATCTGGAATGTGCATGGTATCTCCGGAAGGCTCAAAGACCTGCGTCCAACATGGTACCTGATGCCCTCACCCGATTGTCAAGCGCATGCTGCAATGCTACGCCTGTTGCGTCTGTGTCAGCAGCGCAGGCAGCACCGCGTCTATCTGTTCGTCACTTTCACCCACCTCCACCCCACGCCACAGATACCAGTGTTCCTCGTGCGCGACCGACTCGCCCGGTCGCAGAGTCACCAGACCGCCGAGGCTCTCTACCTCCAGCATCCGGTGGTTGGTGAAGAACTCGCAGTTGCAGCCGAAGTCTGGATAGTGCGCCCGGGGGTCGTAAGGAAAGCGTTTCAGGAACACGCGGTCGCCGTTCACATACGCTGCCCAGCCCAGTGTGTTCAGCGCGCCAAACTTCTGCGGGTACTGCGCGTGAGTGTCCTGTCGCAACTGCACATATCGCCTGCCCCAGCGCCAGCGTGGGTCGCTCATGTCGGTGTAACCCCACAGCACCAGCGGTCGCACGGGCAGCAGGAAGTCAGGGTGTGGTCGGTATGGCTCCTGCGGTACAATCACCCTGCCCCCCGGCGCCATCACCGTCAACGCCCACGGCGCCAGCGTTACCTCCCAGACGTTATGATTGGTAATCCGATGGATGACGTGCACGTGGTTGCGCTGGGGATTCAGCCAGATGCGCATCGATTTCTGGATGCCGGTGCCCGCTTCTATCGGCGCGGTGACGCGCAACCCCTCGCCCTCCTGCGCCCATTCCACTGGCAGGTTGTCGGGATGTTTGGTGCGCTCCACCACTTCAGGGGCAATCCACAACCGATGTCCACCGTAGGCGCGGTACTCGTCGCCGCCGGTCAAGCCCATCTGTTCGGGGTACTCCACGAACTCGTTCCCCCCGCCGATAAAGCCGAAGCGAATCACGCGCGGACCCACCTCCGCGGTAACAATCAGCTCCACCTCGTTGTTGGTCAGACGCAGGCATTTTTGCCAGCCGCCATAGGGGATAACCTCTACTTTCATCGCCTTCCCTCGCATTCTTCCGATTTTGCTCCTATCCTTTCCACGTGCATCGTGAGGTTCCTGCCGAAGTGCCCGTCTAACCGTACCTAACCCCCCAGCCCCCTCCCTGCAAGGGAAGGGAGTGAGGTCATCAAACTACCCCTCTCCCGCAGCGTCGGGAGAGGGGACGGGGGTGAGGGCATCAAACAACCCCCTCCCGCAGCGTCGGGAGAGGGGACGGGGGTGAGGGCATCAAACTCCCCTCTCCCGCAGCGTCGGGAGAGGGGACGGGGGTGAGGGCAAAAACCCGCAATTTTCATGTGAAATCCCCCTCCACCGCATGGAAGAACCTCTGTGAAATCCCTTTCAGGAGGTGTTTCCGAAGATGTTCAACCTGATCCGAAAGGCACGCGCCGAGCGAGGCTTCACCCTCGTGGAGATTATGATCGTCGTGCTGATTATCGGCATCCTGCTCGCCATCGCCGTGCCCAACTTCGTGCGGGCGCGCGAGAGCAGCCGCGCCAGAGCGTGCGTGTCCAACCTGAAGCAGATCGATGCTGCCAAAGAGCAGTGGGCAATGGACAACAACAGGTCGGATGGCGCTGCGTGCGCGATGACTGACCTTGTGCCGAACTACATTAAGTCCACGCCGACCTGCCCGTCTGGTGGTACCTACACGGTGGGCAACGTGGGCACGAACCCCACCTGCAGCATTGGTGGCGCACACAGCCTGTAGTCGGAACGCGGATTCACATTCGTGCAGCCGATGGGGTCTTACCCTGCACCGTCCCATCGGCTTTGTTTTAGAGAAAGAGAGAAGATGGTTCGCGCCAGCATGTTCAGGACGACGGAGGTGGTAGCCATGCGTACTCGCCAGAAGGGATTTACCCTCGTAGAAATCATGATTGTGGTGCTGATTATCGGTATCCTGCTCGCCATAGCGGTGCCGAACTATGTACAGGCGCGCGAGAGCAGCCGGCGCAGGTCGTGCGTGGGGACGCTGCTGCGCATCGACATCGCCAAACAGCAGTGGGCGATGGATAACAATAAGGAACCCAATGATACCCCCACGTGGAGCGACATCGTGGGACCCGACAAATACATCAAGGGCAATCCTGCCACCTTCCCCGCCAGCAC
This window contains:
- a CDS encoding site-specific DNA-methyltransferase; protein product: MVIEPNHIYLMDCCEGMKQMADGSVDLIVTDPPFAIDFRARRSNYNRTQDRVLDGYNEIPQEEYYTFTLAWMQEAYRVLKDSGSMYVFSGWNNLRDILNALHETGFITVNHIIWKYQFGVYTRRRFVTSHYHCLYVCKDDRLRRFYPDCRFPATRTRDGNPRYRDMEDVWVIPREYWNGDIKTPTKLPAELVRKILQYSSVEGDVVLDPFLGSGQVAVVAQQMGRRYIGFEIVPEYYQFAKQRLEQQMYRLRASW
- a CDS encoding MFS transporter, producing the protein MPNEKRAVLIAAGLSSFLTPFMGSALNVAIPVIGRQMHATAVTMSWVISAYLLTSAVFLLPFGRLADMLGRKRVFLMGVALFGLSSLLCAVSSSIEILIASRAIQGIAGAMVFGTAVSLITSAIPPGERGKALGINTATVYVGLSVGPAVGGFLTQTLSWRAIFVIVAALAGITWLYAQRIRSEWSPAQGERFDTAGAVLYCLALTLLLSAASWRHTGIALAGMAVLLLVVFAVREAREEHPLLDLHLFRNSTVFTFSTLAALLNYGATFSIGYLLSLYLQTIRGFTPQEAGLLLLIQPVVQAGFSPLAGALSDRHEPRMVASVGMLLTTFCLLAYASMPYRANLAFLVTVLAASGLGFALFSSPNVNAIVSAVSGTRYGVASSVVSTARMLGQSLSMAMIVLIFTLTMHGLPLSPSYGEELFRSMRVAFAVSTVLSLLGVFASLARGRMHHSS
- a CDS encoding energy-coupling factor ABC transporter ATP-binding protein yields the protein MQAKELLYECDSVSFVYPDGTPALKDVSFRVRREERIAILGVNGSGKSTLLRLLDGLLEPTGGEIRFLGTPLTERNLQDAVFGRKFRQRVGFVFQDADAQLFNATVWDEVAFAPRQLGMSETEVQRRVTDTLNLLGIAHLAERAPFRLSGGEKRKVAIACVLSMNPEVLLMDEPVAGLDPRMQVWLVDTLKQLHEAGKTLLIATHNLHVLPELADRVLILSETHQVLADLTVHDALANESLLIEAGLLHEHPHAHGEIVHTHLHAHEHHHEE
- the cbiM gene encoding cobalt transporter CbiM → MHIPDAYLSPATHAVTAGAMLPLWTLAVRRTANALSARQVPLLSLGAAFCFTIQMFNVPAVGGTTAHAVGATLLAILLGPWAALLAVTLALAVQAIFFGDGGILALGANTFNMGFVAAFAGYGTYRLLAGQAEVGSRRALIAAGVGAYVGSVLSAASTGVMLGLQPLIAQDTAGRALYFPFGMNVSVPAMVHIYLLVAAPVEAVVTIAALAYLWRNFPELVTRRTVVRPDKPIRLWAVFLVLLLLTPLGLIATGSAWGEWDEETLRELIGYVPAGVVRFSEGVLRPLIPDYALPGREGRGWEVAGYIFSALFGATLTALAARALVRKPVPVPAEVTAGGKPRNALPDWLSRREPDTTVTSPARQTRGRWLERTLLNLREAVANTIAAEHWARASGYLQSLHPLAKTLAALGALVAISLTRHPALLFFVLVGSTLLATVSRLPLRTFILRILAATVLFGLVLAVPLSLNAVTPGQVVWQPFGWRALAVSDAGLNAAVLLLLRLSAAITVALLWSLTTRWHLLLHSLRSLRVPRLMVTALTLTYRYLFTLVDTLAEMVLARRSRQVGAPTAQGVRAYAGTGAAVLFAKSATLHEEVYLAMRSRGFDGDLRVAYPRRWKWRDTLWLMLVALWLASGYWIGGWYAG
- a CDS encoding DUF4380 domain-containing protein; this encodes MKVEVIPYGGWQKCLRLTNNEVELIVTAEVGPRVIRFGFIGGGNEFVEYPEQMGLTGGDEYRAYGGHRLWIAPEVVERTKHPDNLPVEWAQEGEGLRVTAPIEAGTGIQKSMRIWLNPQRNHVHVIHRITNHNVWEVTLAPWALTVMAPGGRVIVPQEPYRPHPDFLLPVRPLVLWGYTDMSDPRWRWGRRYVQLRQDTHAQYPQKFGALNTLGWAAYVNGDRVFLKRFPYDPRAHYPDFGCNCEFFTNHRMLEVESLGGLVTLRPGESVAHEEHWYLWRGVEVGESDEQIDAVLPALLTQTQQA
- a CDS encoding prepilin-type N-terminal cleavage/methylation domain-containing protein, with the translated sequence MFNLIRKARAERGFTLVEIMIVVLIIGILLAIAVPNFVRARESSRARACVSNLKQIDAAKEQWAMDNNRSDGAACAMTDLVPNYIKSTPTCPSGGTYTVGNVGTNPTCSIGGAHSL
- a CDS encoding prepilin-type N-terminal cleavage/methylation domain-containing protein; translated protein: MRTRQKGFTLVEIMIVVLIIGILLAIAVPNYVQARESSRRRSCVGTLLRIDIAKQQWAMDNNKEPNDTPTWSDIVGPDKYIKGNPATFPASTCPSGGTYTMNDVSTPPKCSMEATAGHKLW